A region of the Clostridium estertheticum subsp. estertheticum genome:
GGTTTAAAGACGGCATAAACTCGCTTCAGGACATAGAAAAGAAAGATAAAAAACATGCACTTACTAACAAACGTAATACTGCTGGTGGTAAACCTGCTAAAGGCAGCTTTAATGATTATGAACAGAGAGCTTACGACTTTGATGAACTAGAAAAAAAATTACTAGGATGGGATAAAAATGATTAAAGGTTATCAAACCAAGATATTAAGTATATATGATCAAATAAGACAAGAAGAAGAGTCTGACTTTAGGAAACGAAAAATTCATATAGAAGAAACCCATCCTGAAATTATTGGATTAGATAAAAAGATAGGTAAATTATGTATAGAACTATCTATTAGTGCCTTGAAGAACACTGATAATAGAGAAAGCCATTTACATGACTTAAAAGAAAAAATAATGGACCTAAGGGTAAAAAAATCTGAACTATTAGTCTCTAATGGTTTTAACATGGAGTACCTTAATTTACATTATAGATGTAATAAATGCCGCGATACCGGGTTTATTGGAAACACTAAATGCTCTTGCTTTAAACAAAAAGTAGTAGATGTTTATTATACTGGATCTGAATTAAAAAGCATGCTAAAAACTCATAATTTTGATAACTTTAAATTGGATTATTATCCTTCTAGGAAAAGTGAACTTGAATCAATATCTCCAAAAAAGAACATGGAAAAGATTTTATCTATATCTATGAGCTTTTTGAAAAACTTCGACACTACTGATGAAAATTTATTATTTTACGGGAGTTCTGGAACAGGAAAAACATTTTTATCTCATTGTATTACAAAGGAATTAATTGATAAAGGTTCCTTTGTAGTATATAGGACGGCTGAGGAATTAATAAGGGCTTTAAAAGATATTAGATTTAATAACAATAGTGCTTTAGAAGAATTACTAATAGATTGTGACTTACTTATTATCGATGATTTAGGTACCGAGCAGCTTTCAGATTTTAATAAAGCTGAACTGTTTAACTTGCTTAATACTAAGTTATTAAAACAAAAGAAAATGGTAGTATCCACCAATTTATCTCTTGAAAGTTTACTTAAAACTTATGCAGAAAGAATAACTTCTAGATTATTTGGCAACTTTACTGCTTGCAAATTCTTTGGAGATGATATAAGAATAAAGGAAAACTTGAGTAAACTAAAATAATATTAAAATATAATCATTAATAGAAAGTACATATTACTGCAAATGCATTTGTAGTAATATGTACTTTCTATTATTATGCGCTTTTATGAAATACCGATAAAATCTAATGATTTTTCAGTAAATTAAAAAAAGTTCTAAACATTAGTTTAGAACTTTTTTGGAGCTAGCAATAGGAATTGAACCTACAACCTGCTGATTACAAGTCAGCTGCTCTACCGTTGAGCCATGCTAGCAAAAATATGGCGACTCAGAAGGGACTCGGACCCTCGACCTCTGCCGTGACAGGGCAGCACTCTAACCAACTGAGCTACTGAGCCATATATGGTGGGAACAACAGGGTTCGAACCTGTGACCCTCTGCTTGTAAGGCAGATGCTCTCCCAGCTGAGCTATGCTCCCATATATGTTTTGGTGGTGACTCCTAGGGGAATTGAACCCCTGTTACCACCGTGAAAGGGTGGTGTCTTAACCGCTTGACCAAGGAGCCTTATTAAATTTTAAATGGAGCTAGCAATAGGAATTGAACCTACAACCTGCTGATTACAAGTCAGCTGCTCTACCGTTGAGCCATGCTAGCTAATAAAAATGGCGACTCAGAAGGGACTCGGACCCTCGACCTCTGCCGTGACAGGGCAGCACTCTAACCAACTGAGCTACTGAGCCATATATGGTGGGAACAACAGGGTTCGAACCTGTGACCCTCTGCTTGTAAGGCAGATGCTCTCCCAGCTGAGCTATGCTCCCATATATGTTTTGGTGGTGACTCCTAGGGGAATTGAACCCCTGTTACCACCGTGAAAGGGTGGTGTCTTAACCGCTTGACCAAGGAGCCATAGTCGTTGTCACTTTATTGATTATGTAGTTGGGTCTCGCAACCC
Encoded here:
- a CDS encoding ATP-binding protein, which gives rise to MIKGYQTKILSIYDQIRQEEESDFRKRKIHIEETHPEIIGLDKKIGKLCIELSISALKNTDNRESHLHDLKEKIMDLRVKKSELLVSNGFNMEYLNLHYRCNKCRDTGFIGNTKCSCFKQKVVDVYYTGSELKSMLKTHNFDNFKLDYYPSRKSELESISPKKNMEKILSISMSFLKNFDTTDENLLFYGSSGTGKTFLSHCITKELIDKGSFVVYRTAEELIRALKDIRFNNNSALEELLIDCDLLIIDDLGTEQLSDFNKAELFNLLNTKLLKQKKMVVSTNLSLESLLKTYAERITSRLFGNFTACKFFGDDIRIKENLSKLK